A window of the Gossypium hirsutum isolate 1008001.06 chromosome A03, Gossypium_hirsutum_v2.1, whole genome shotgun sequence genome harbors these coding sequences:
- the LOC107887715 gene encoding uncharacterized protein → MCIPNDSEPRQSILREARGSPYAMHPGGNKLYRDLREMYWLEVTDYVSKCLTCQQMDGQSKRVIQILEDMLRSCVLDFRGSWEDYLSLAEFTYNNSYQSKSKVKLIREWLKEAFDRQKSYADLKRKGIEYSVGDYVFLKVSPWKKIMRFGRKGKLELTLELEKIHDMFHVSMLRRHCSDPRT, encoded by the exons ATGTGTATACCGAATGATTCTGAGCCGAGGCAGTCTATTCTGCGAGAGGCGCGTGGTAGCCCTTATGccatgcatcctggtgggaataagCTATACCGAGATCTTCGTGAGATGTATTGGCTGGAGGTTACCGATTATGTGAGTAAGTGcttgacgtgccagcag ATGGATGGACAGTCTAAGAGAGTAATACAGatattagaagacatgttgagaagCTGTGTTTTGGATTTcaggggcagttgggaggattatttgtCTTTGGCAGAATTTacgtataacaatagctatcaatcCA AAAGCAAGGTAAAGCTGATTCGAGAGTGGTTGAAAGAGGCGTTTGATAGGCAGAAGTCCTATGCGGACTTAAAGCGTAAAGGGATCGAGTACTCTGTGGGGGATTATGTCTTCCTTAAGGTGTCGCCGTGGAAGAAAATTAtgaggtttggacggaagggcaag CTTGAGTTGACCCTGGAGCTGGAGAAAATTCACGACATGTTCCACGTTTCCATGCTTAGGCGACATTGTTCTGATCCTCGCACGTAG